One region of Clostridia bacterium genomic DNA includes:
- a CDS encoding GH1 family beta-glucosidase translates to MEFDNSFVFGVATSSYQIEGAFDEDGRTASIWDTFSKAEGKVLNMENGDVACDHYHRYKEDVEIIKDLGVDCYRLSIAWPRIFPEQGKYNPEGMAFYKNLLTELKQNGIKAAVTLYHWDLPQWAQEMGGWETRESVDWFLSFAKRCFTELDDLVDMWITHNEPWCAAILSNAIGEHAPGKKNVAAALKAGHHILLSHGMAVRLYRELGFNKPIGITLNLIPAYAASNSFSDKLAASNFDGTFNRWFLDPLFKGSYPFDIVNLYAARLGDYDFIKEGDFDAMAERCDFFGINYYSRSLIQFDPLSLTLSAGAYSSCPKTEMGWDITPENLIDLVRMVREKYTDLPIYITENGSAWPDVLEGGYVHDANRVDYLVRHLETVAKMNDMDLNIAGYFCWSLMDNFEWGFGYSKRFGIVYIDFETQARIKKDSFYKYQQIIQERKI, encoded by the coding sequence ATGGAATTTGATAATAGCTTTGTTTTTGGAGTGGCAACTTCATCTTACCAGATAGAGGGTGCATTTGATGAAGATGGCAGGACGGCTTCAATTTGGGATACCTTCTCGAAAGCAGAAGGGAAGGTATTGAACATGGAAAATGGTGATGTCGCTTGCGACCATTATCACCGGTATAAAGAGGATGTTGAAATTATTAAGGATCTGGGCGTGGACTGCTACAGGCTTTCCATTGCCTGGCCAAGAATATTTCCTGAGCAGGGCAAATACAATCCAGAAGGTATGGCTTTTTATAAGAACCTGCTGACTGAGCTGAAGCAAAACGGCATTAAGGCTGCAGTAACTTTATATCATTGGGATTTACCCCAATGGGCACAGGAAATGGGCGGCTGGGAGACAAGGGAAAGCGTGGATTGGTTTTTAAGCTTTGCAAAGCGGTGCTTTACTGAACTGGATGATTTGGTAGATATGTGGATTACCCACAATGAACCTTGGTGTGCGGCGATATTATCCAATGCCATAGGGGAGCATGCACCGGGTAAGAAGAATGTCGCTGCAGCACTAAAAGCTGGGCATCATATTCTTCTTTCTCACGGGATGGCGGTGCGGTTATACCGGGAGCTGGGCTTCAATAAACCTATAGGCATTACGCTGAACCTGATACCGGCTTATGCAGCAAGTAATAGTTTCTCTGATAAGCTGGCAGCTTCAAATTTTGATGGTACTTTTAACAGATGGTTTTTAGATCCGCTTTTTAAAGGGTCTTACCCATTTGATATTGTAAACCTATATGCTGCACGGCTGGGGGATTATGATTTCATCAAAGAGGGCGATTTCGATGCGATGGCTGAAAGGTGTGATTTCTTCGGAATCAACTACTACAGCCGCTCCTTGATACAATTTGATCCATTGTCCCTGACGCTCTCTGCAGGGGCGTACTCATCTTGCCCAAAAACCGAAATGGGCTGGGACATCACTCCAGAAAATCTTATTGACCTTGTTAGAATGGTGCGGGAAAAATATACCGACCTGCCGATTTATATTACAGAAAACGGTTCGGCATGGCCAGATGTTTTGGAGGGCGGTTATGTTCATGACGCAAATAGGGTAGATTACTTGGTCCGTCATCTAGAAACGGTTGCTAAAATGAATGATATGGATTTAAATATTGCGGGCTATTTTTGCTGGTCGTTAATGGATAACTTTGAATGGGGATTTGGTTATTCCAAGCGGTTTGGAATTGTATATATCGATTTTGAAACGCAAGCACGTATAAAAAAAGACAGTTTTTATAAATATCAGCAGATTATTCAGGAAAGAAAGATTTAG
- a CDS encoding carbohydrate ABC transporter substrate-binding protein, whose amino-acid sequence MKKTIALTLACLMIVGLFTGCAPTAPAASATPTAAPEAQAAVPQTLKIWSFTDEVKTMAIAFQGKHPEIKVEYTMIPMTNGEFQTKLKSALQSGELPDVVSLEASFVREYVESDFLADVTDLMPIAKDLGTYQFTLDIGTYEGVTKAYSYQATPGAMFYRRSLAKEYFGTDDPAAIQEIVSDMAKFEAAAKVVKEKSKGNTYMVCSTGDFTNLFFANRKTPWVVDDKLVIDPMVDTLFETAKSFRQNGYEAQAVQWQEGWFAGMNDSLADAKGNPKQVFSYLLPTWGLPYVLMPNAAPKEVKAEGSDTTKKVGKDTSGDWACISGPMPYQWGGTWVGALDGAKNMDTAKEFIKFAALDTENLKAWALGTYTNEYLKKIDPTVGDKLAQGPGDFISSQKVVNEIIGQFDNAATSKFLAGQNSYKGFAEAAPNISLKLLQASDDAIQRSLNDPLNNYASKKATKEEALTQFKDSVRSALPDITVE is encoded by the coding sequence ATGAAGAAGACTATCGCTCTAACCTTAGCATGCCTGATGATAGTAGGTCTATTTACAGGCTGCGCACCGACTGCTCCGGCAGCATCAGCGACTCCGACTGCAGCTCCGGAAGCACAGGCGGCTGTGCCTCAGACACTGAAAATCTGGTCATTTACAGACGAAGTGAAAACGATGGCGATTGCTTTCCAAGGAAAACACCCTGAGATCAAAGTTGAGTACACAATGATCCCTATGACAAATGGTGAATTTCAGACAAAACTTAAATCAGCCTTGCAGTCTGGAGAGTTACCAGATGTCGTTTCTCTTGAGGCATCATTCGTAAGGGAATATGTAGAAAGTGATTTTCTCGCAGATGTTACTGACTTAATGCCAATTGCAAAAGATCTTGGCACCTATCAGTTCACACTGGATATCGGTACATATGAAGGCGTAACAAAAGCATACTCTTATCAGGCAACACCTGGCGCCATGTTCTATAGAAGAAGCTTAGCAAAAGAATACTTTGGCACTGACGATCCTGCAGCTATTCAGGAAATCGTTTCCGACATGGCAAAGTTCGAAGCTGCCGCTAAAGTAGTAAAAGAAAAATCCAAAGGCAACACCTATATGGTATGTTCAACAGGGGACTTTACAAATCTGTTCTTTGCTAACCGCAAGACACCTTGGGTAGTAGATGATAAACTTGTAATAGATCCAATGGTTGACACATTATTCGAAACTGCAAAATCCTTCCGTCAAAATGGTTATGAGGCTCAGGCAGTTCAGTGGCAGGAAGGCTGGTTTGCAGGCATGAATGATTCTTTGGCGGATGCAAAAGGTAATCCAAAGCAAGTGTTCTCATATCTGCTTCCGACTTGGGGGCTTCCATATGTGTTAATGCCTAACGCAGCTCCGAAGGAAGTAAAAGCAGAAGGTTCAGATACAACTAAAAAAGTTGGTAAAGATACATCCGGTGATTGGGCTTGCATAAGCGGACCAATGCCTTATCAATGGGGTGGCACTTGGGTAGGCGCATTAGATGGTGCCAAGAATATGGATACTGCAAAGGAATTTATAAAGTTTGCAGCATTGGATACAGAGAACCTAAAAGCTTGGGCACTCGGAACATATACAAACGAGTATCTGAAAAAAATTGACCCGACAGTTGGCGATAAGCTTGCACAGGGCCCTGGCGACTTTATATCCAGCCAGAAGGTTGTCAATGAAATCATAGGTCAGTTTGATAACGCAGCAACCAGCAAATTCCTTGCAGGGCAGAATTCCTATAAGGGCTTTGCAGAAGCAGCTCCAAATATCAGTTTGAAATTGCTTCAGGCATCAGATGATGCAATTCAGAGATCACTTAATGACCCTCTTAATAACTACGCTTCAAAGAAAGCAACAAAGGAAGAGGCTTTGACACAGTTCAAGGATTCAGTCAGAAGTGCTTTACCGGATATTACTGTAGAATAA
- a CDS encoding glycoside hydrolase family 43 protein — protein sequence MIKNPVLTGFHPDPSMICVDGTFYIANSTFEYFPGVSISTSKDLANWTTVVYPLNSVKLLDMKGNAKSAGIWAPCLSFNKGFFYLVYTNVKNWTYGPFKDTPNYVVKSPSIEGPWSEPVFLNCSGFDPSLFHDEDGRKYIVNMEWDYRKKGNDQFGGILLTEVDSETLKPISEPRKIFKGSERGCVEGPHLYKVNGYYYLITAEGGTSYDHAMSVARSKHIEGPYEMHPTIHLVSSKGALGAYIKKAGHGSFCQSPDGRWWAAFLCGRPLDESMRCPLGRETSISELVWMNNWPYLKNGGIIPPDDFEGYGEKREQKLYTYNFSGSEFKRDFMSLRVPAHYDLLPDGKLRLYGKDSLQSLHEQNMLVRRQTEFCFEAETCLALPFNHFQRMAGLLYRYDEENQYYLRVAYNEEKGERCLGLLCFDKNNFSMPLGENEIPVGEGKVHLRLTVENHYGEFSYAKEDLVWHIIPYRIDVSILSDEYAEPMGFTGAFAGMSCQDMADGSGYADFDYFSYKVIN from the coding sequence ATGATAAAAAACCCTGTGCTTACAGGTTTCCATCCTGATCCAAGCATGATATGTGTTGATGGGACCTTCTATATTGCCAATTCTACTTTTGAATACTTTCCAGGAGTGTCCATTTCGACATCCAAGGATTTAGCAAATTGGACGACTGTTGTTTACCCGTTGAATAGCGTTAAACTGCTGGATATGAAAGGTAATGCGAAGTCTGCAGGGATTTGGGCCCCTTGCCTAAGCTTCAATAAGGGTTTCTTCTATTTGGTATACACAAACGTTAAAAACTGGACTTATGGTCCCTTCAAAGACACACCAAATTATGTGGTTAAGTCGCCATCTATTGAAGGCCCATGGAGTGAGCCGGTATTCTTGAATTGTTCCGGTTTTGACCCATCTCTTTTTCATGATGAAGATGGGAGAAAATATATTGTCAATATGGAGTGGGACTACCGAAAAAAAGGTAATGACCAGTTTGGCGGAATTTTACTGACAGAGGTAGATTCGGAGACCTTAAAGCCTATTTCTGAACCAAGGAAAATATTCAAAGGGTCAGAACGAGGTTGTGTGGAAGGTCCTCACTTATATAAAGTCAACGGATACTACTATTTGATTACTGCTGAGGGTGGCACCTCCTATGACCATGCAATGAGTGTTGCTCGTTCGAAGCACATTGAAGGTCCTTACGAAATGCATCCAACTATCCATTTGGTCAGTTCAAAGGGCGCATTGGGGGCATATATAAAAAAGGCTGGTCACGGCAGCTTTTGTCAATCACCTGACGGCAGATGGTGGGCTGCTTTCCTTTGCGGACGGCCTTTGGATGAAAGCATGAGATGTCCTCTTGGGCGGGAGACCTCCATTTCAGAGTTAGTATGGATGAATAACTGGCCGTATCTAAAAAACGGTGGCATCATACCTCCTGACGATTTCGAGGGCTATGGCGAAAAGCGTGAGCAAAAGCTTTATACGTATAATTTTTCCGGATCAGAGTTTAAACGTGATTTTATGTCCTTGCGAGTACCTGCACATTATGACCTTTTACCGGACGGCAAGCTGCGTCTTTATGGAAAGGATTCATTGCAGTCGCTCCATGAACAAAATATGCTGGTCCGTCGTCAAACGGAGTTTTGCTTTGAAGCAGAAACCTGTCTTGCCCTGCCCTTCAATCACTTCCAAAGGATGGCGGGTCTTCTGTATCGCTACGATGAGGAGAATCAGTACTATCTGAGGGTTGCGTATAATGAAGAAAAAGGGGAACGGTGCCTGGGTCTTTTATGTTTTGACAAAAACAACTTCTCAATGCCCCTTGGAGAAAACGAAATACCTGTTGGGGAGGGGAAGGTGCATTTGAGGCTGACAGTGGAAAATCACTATGGCGAATTCTCCTATGCAAAGGAGGACTTGGTATGGCATATTATCCCTTACCGCATTGATGTAAGTATTTTATCTGATGAATATGCTGAGCCTATGGGCTTCACGGGTGCTTTTGCAGGAATGAGCTGCCAGGATATGGCGGATGGAAGTGGGTACGCAGATTTTGATTACTTCAGTTACAAGGTAATTAATTGA
- a CDS encoding LacI family DNA-binding transcriptional regulator → MVTIYDIAKMVGCAPSTVSKAFNNYDGVSKQTYRKIMEAAESMGYTMNNNARALATKKTWLIGVLFSEDAGTGIAHPHYSTILQSFKSRAGEYGYDVVFLNKRLGNKEASYLEHCIYRGVDGVLIAVGAKYENEIQDVLESDIKRVSVEAAYKNTPLVISDYRMGSMQALEYLYFLGHRKIAHISCPLWSVAGYERYDAYKTFLKSKGLEENPKYLVETSSYSLEEGTRAATELIQRCWGDLPTAVYAGYDDIAWTAMTTFQAHGFRIPDDISIVGFDNVTVSGFTTPTLTTIAQDRVVIGQKAADVLIQSIENKEMDNPSEIRIPTKLIVRNSCVRID, encoded by the coding sequence ATGGTAACTATATACGACATTGCTAAAATGGTAGGCTGTGCCCCTTCGACCGTTTCGAAAGCATTCAATAATTATGACGGAGTGAGTAAGCAAACCTATCGAAAAATAATGGAAGCAGCTGAAAGCATGGGCTATACCATGAACAATAATGCGAGGGCTTTAGCAACGAAAAAGACATGGCTTATAGGCGTTCTCTTCTCTGAAGATGCTGGTACAGGTATTGCCCATCCCCATTACAGCACAATTTTACAGAGCTTTAAGAGTAGGGCCGGTGAATATGGCTATGATGTGGTTTTCTTGAATAAAAGATTAGGCAATAAGGAAGCCTCCTACCTTGAACACTGCATATACAGAGGTGTTGATGGAGTGCTTATCGCAGTAGGTGCCAAATATGAGAACGAAATACAGGACGTATTGGAAAGCGATATAAAAAGGGTATCAGTGGAAGCGGCTTATAAGAACACACCACTGGTTATCTCCGATTATCGAATGGGTAGTATGCAAGCCCTTGAATATCTATATTTTCTTGGACATCGTAAAATTGCGCATATTTCCTGTCCGTTATGGAGTGTAGCCGGTTATGAACGTTATGATGCATATAAGACATTTCTAAAGTCAAAAGGACTTGAGGAGAATCCAAAGTATTTGGTGGAAACCAGCAGCTATTCTCTGGAAGAAGGCACTAGAGCTGCGACTGAGCTGATACAGCGCTGCTGGGGCGATTTGCCGACAGCGGTTTATGCCGGTTACGATGATATAGCCTGGACTGCCATGACAACATTTCAAGCTCATGGTTTCAGGATCCCGGATGATATTTCCATTGTCGGTTTTGATAATGTGACGGTGTCTGGTTTCACAACACCAACGCTTACAACAATCGCACAGGATAGAGTTGTTATTGGGCAGAAGGCAGCGGATGTATTGATTCAATCAATTGAGAATAAAGAAATGGATAATCCCTCCGAGATTCGTATTCCTACTAAGCTGATTGTACGAAATAGCTGTGTTCGTATTGACTGA
- a CDS encoding ROK family protein — protein sequence MEHYIIFDIGGTSIKYAVMNKNADIFEKGSYKTPMTDIDDFFDKMVIFIKKFSKQYNIIGIAISAPGAVDCESGIIGGDSAIRFIHGPSFKEELRNRTGLRVEIENDANCAALAEVWMGAAKEAMDSLFIIVGTGIGGAIVKDKKIHHGYHTHGGEFGFAIMEYNIEQSELITWSKSGSTIELINSVCARKGLENGEMDGKRIFDLADAGDQDCVEELNKFYFRLAIGIYNLQYIYDPEVIVIGGGISEREGIILEINKHIDHILGKVGNAKVKPKVVRCQFGNAANMVGALYHYISCH from the coding sequence ATGGAGCATTACATAATATTTGATATCGGCGGTACAAGTATAAAATATGCAGTGATGAATAAAAATGCTGATATTTTCGAAAAAGGCAGCTATAAGACGCCTATGACAGATATTGATGATTTTTTTGATAAAATGGTTATATTCATCAAAAAGTTTTCAAAGCAGTACAATATCATCGGCATTGCCATCAGCGCTCCCGGTGCGGTGGATTGCGAGAGCGGCATTATCGGCGGTGATTCTGCTATTCGATTCATTCATGGTCCGAGTTTTAAGGAAGAATTGCGAAATCGAACCGGGCTTAGGGTTGAAATTGAAAATGACGCCAATTGTGCAGCCCTTGCAGAGGTTTGGATGGGTGCTGCCAAAGAGGCGATGGATTCCCTCTTTATCATCGTCGGCACCGGTATAGGGGGGGCAATTGTAAAGGATAAAAAAATCCATCATGGCTATCATACCCACGGGGGTGAATTTGGATTTGCCATTATGGAGTACAATATTGAACAGTCGGAGCTTATTACATGGAGTAAAAGCGGATCTACCATTGAACTAATAAACTCTGTATGCGCAAGAAAAGGGCTGGAAAATGGAGAAATGGACGGCAAAAGGATATTCGATCTGGCCGATGCAGGCGATCAGGATTGTGTTGAAGAATTGAATAAGTTTTATTTCCGTCTGGCAATAGGGATTTACAACCTTCAATACATCTACGACCCTGAAGTAATTGTTATTGGCGGGGGCATTAGCGAGAGGGAAGGGATAATTTTAGAAATCAACAAGCATATTGATCATATCCTTGGAAAAGTCGGGAATGCCAAGGTCAAGCCCAAGGTAGTCCGCTGCCAATTCGGAAATGCCGCAAATATGGTTGGAGCCTTATATCATTATATAAGCTGCCATTAA
- a CDS encoding ABC transporter permease, whose translation MNKIIHIAKIQLVMRTTSQLWRFIIFIQPILYLMMTLFMMNGSMRTQYSMDAVLGAGMMGTWSSILFSSGSDIDRERRWGTLEMIVGCPTPLSSIIMGKALTNSLVGLFSMGLSYITALLLFRQQLVIKHPCLFMLVLILIIISVAAKGMIICTLFTLSRAVRGLLNVMENPIFLLSGLMFPIVILPLWTRPLSYILSLTWGMDALRMVSSGTFSYKHFLFSLVILLILTFLYLLLSLWLFQIIEKKSRKEATLGVY comes from the coding sequence TTGTTATGAGAACAACAAGTCAACTTTGGCGTTTCATAATTTTTATTCAACCGATTTTATATTTAATGATGACATTATTTATGATGAATGGATCAATGAGAACCCAATATAGCATGGATGCAGTATTAGGTGCAGGAATGATGGGCACATGGAGTTCAATTCTTTTTTCTTCAGGCTCAGATATTGATAGGGAACGAAGATGGGGAACACTCGAAATGATTGTTGGGTGTCCTACTCCCTTATCGAGTATAATAATGGGAAAAGCATTAACAAATAGCTTAGTGGGGCTATTTTCAATGGGATTATCATATATTACTGCACTATTATTGTTTAGACAACAATTAGTAATCAAACATCCATGTTTATTCATGTTAGTGCTTATTTTGATTATAATATCTGTAGCAGCGAAAGGTATGATAATATGTACTTTATTTACTCTTTCGCGTGCAGTTAGAGGGTTATTAAACGTTATGGAAAATCCTATATTTTTGTTAAGTGGCTTAATGTTCCCGATAGTTATACTTCCATTATGGACAAGACCATTATCCTATATTTTAAGTTTAACTTGGGGGATGGATGCATTGCGCATGGTCAGTTCTGGTACTTTTAGTTATAAGCATTTCCTTTTTTCACTTGTTATACTATTGATTTTAACATTCTTATATTTGCTGCTGTCATTGTGGCTTTTTCAAATTATTGAAAAGAAGAGTAGAAAAGAAGCGACATTAGGGGTGTATTAA
- a CDS encoding ABC transporter permease, producing MNYEYLFKKEDYKVTIFHKLEFFFRGAIYSYKSLFAWLVPKVYILTKVIGPIFQILFFTFLGQYYAKELGREFFIIGNAVQISALSSINGVAMTIVSERTEGTLLQLLGTPASRARIFVSRSLMHIIDGLLTVIIGFIFSYLFLGISFKNTNYILLVVTLLIAVFSTSGLGMLIGSIGLAIREINLLSNLTYFILLIFCGINYPVTNLPSFMQGISNLLPLTKGVEAVRMILQGANFTTVAPYLYHEIIIGVFYTLIGLILFKCLDYYSRYSGTLDFD from the coding sequence ATGAATTACGAATATTTATTTAAAAAGGAAGATTACAAAGTAACGATATTTCATAAATTAGAATTCTTCTTTAGAGGAGCTATATATTCTTATAAATCACTTTTTGCATGGTTGGTTCCAAAGGTGTACATTTTAACAAAAGTCATTGGTCCTATATTTCAAATTCTTTTCTTTACATTCTTAGGGCAATATTATGCTAAAGAATTAGGAAGAGAATTCTTTATTATTGGTAATGCAGTTCAAATTTCCGCATTGAGTTCAATTAATGGTGTTGCTATGACAATTGTGTCTGAGAGAACTGAAGGTACTTTGTTACAGCTACTTGGTACACCGGCATCAAGAGCAAGAATATTTGTCAGTAGGTCATTAATGCATATCATTGATGGATTACTTACTGTTATAATAGGTTTTATATTTAGTTATTTATTTTTGGGAATAAGTTTTAAGAATACAAATTATATTTTATTAGTAGTAACTCTTTTGATAGCTGTATTTTCAACTTCAGGTTTAGGAATGCTTATAGGAAGTATCGGATTAGCTATTAGAGAGATTAATTTATTATCAAATCTTACATATTTTATACTACTAATATTTTGTGGTATTAATTATCCAGTTACAAATCTTCCTTCGTTTATGCAAGGTATTTCAAATTTATTACCCCTGACAAAAGGGGTTGAAGCAGTTCGGATGATTTTACAGGGAGCTAATTTTACAACAGTTGCGCCCTATTTGTATCATGAAATAATTATTGGAGTATTTTACACTTTAATAGGTTTGATTTTATTTAAATGCTTAGATTATTATTCAAGGTACAGCGGTACTTTAGATTTTGATTAA
- a CDS encoding carbohydrate ABC transporter permease has translation MSYGLRTRIYRILIYGVLIVLLAMCVIPIWIMLVNATRSTAEIQQGISLIPGNNLQVNWNNLTGRGFAITKGLFNSSFISISVTVITVYFSMMFAYAIHIYDFPYKKYLYGFVLLLVMVPTQVGVIGFFRYMSYLKLTNSFIPLILPAIAAPGAVFFAKQYLESAIIKDLIDAARIDGCSELKIFHSIMLPISKPGAFTMGIFAFVGAWNSFFTPFIMISKMDMYTLPMLVQTLRGDTYRTEYGSIYLGLAISIVPIIIVYAIFSKYIVHGIAMGAVKE, from the coding sequence ATGAGCTATGGTCTTAGAACACGTATTTACCGTATTTTAATATATGGTGTACTGATTGTTCTGCTTGCAATGTGCGTTATCCCTATTTGGATCATGCTTGTAAACGCAACCCGTTCAACTGCTGAGATTCAACAGGGAATCAGCCTCATACCGGGAAACAACCTGCAAGTTAACTGGAACAACCTGACCGGGAGAGGTTTTGCTATTACCAAAGGTCTTTTCAACAGCAGCTTTATTTCGATATCCGTTACTGTAATTACTGTATATTTTTCCATGATGTTTGCTTATGCAATTCATATTTATGATTTTCCCTATAAGAAATATCTGTATGGCTTTGTATTGCTGCTCGTTATGGTGCCAACACAAGTAGGTGTCATCGGGTTCTTCCGCTACATGTCCTATTTAAAGCTGACTAATTCCTTTATCCCTCTGATTTTACCGGCAATTGCCGCACCGGGCGCTGTGTTCTTTGCGAAGCAGTACCTTGAATCGGCTATTATAAAGGATTTGATTGATGCAGCAAGAATTGACGGTTGCAGCGAACTGAAAATATTCCACAGTATTATGCTGCCTATATCAAAGCCCGGTGCATTTACCATGGGGATATTCGCTTTTGTGGGAGCTTGGAACAGCTTTTTCACCCCGTTTATCATGATTTCAAAAATGGATATGTACACACTGCCTATGCTGGTGCAGACCTTGCGAGGAGACACATATAGGACAGAATATGGAAGCATATATTTAGGGCTTGCAATATCCATTGTTCCAATTATTATTGTTTATGCTATTTTCTCCAAGTATATAGTACACGGCATTGCCATGGGTGCAGTAAAAGAATAG
- a CDS encoding sugar ABC transporter permease: MNAESIKKRSSKLNKNYYGYLFTAPFIIGFLIFSLYPLVYTFYLSFTNMTLMSRSFKLVGLDNFVKLFSDKFFLQSLGNTWVLWLSNFIPQIGIAMLLAVWFTSIRLKIRFVGIWRTFYYLPNLLMPATIAVLFFNFFSLYGPINQITVRAGFLNDAIDFFRSGGWTRSILVYVQWWMWFGSTLIIIMAGMTSISPTLYEAAMVDGATSGQMFRHITLPLLKPVLIYTMVTSLVGGMQMFDIPYMLTDGRGSPNGSIMTMNVLMYMKFSSNKGHIGAAAAVGVMIFIITCVSALLIFRLLRERNDVEEKRAAKRLEGGVKHELWS, translated from the coding sequence GTGAACGCTGAAAGCATTAAAAAGCGAAGCAGTAAACTGAATAAGAACTATTATGGTTACCTTTTCACTGCGCCGTTTATTATAGGATTCCTTATTTTCAGTCTGTATCCTTTGGTTTATACCTTCTATCTGAGTTTTACAAATATGACCTTGATGAGTAGAAGCTTTAAATTAGTGGGGTTAGACAACTTTGTGAAATTGTTTTCGGATAAGTTTTTCTTGCAGTCCTTAGGCAACACTTGGGTACTTTGGCTCTCGAACTTCATCCCTCAAATAGGGATTGCTATGCTTTTAGCTGTATGGTTTACAAGTATACGCTTAAAGATAAGGTTTGTAGGTATATGGCGCACATTTTATTACTTGCCGAATCTTTTGATGCCCGCCACTATTGCGGTGCTATTCTTTAACTTTTTCTCCTTATATGGGCCTATTAATCAGATTACAGTACGTGCAGGCTTTTTAAATGACGCCATTGATTTTTTCCGCAGCGGCGGTTGGACGAGATCTATTCTTGTCTATGTGCAATGGTGGATGTGGTTCGGCTCCACACTGATAATAATAATGGCCGGGATGACTTCCATATCTCCCACACTCTATGAAGCAGCTATGGTTGATGGTGCTACTTCAGGACAAATGTTCAGACATATTACGTTACCGCTGCTAAAGCCTGTCCTTATATATACTATGGTAACCTCTCTGGTAGGCGGCATGCAGATGTTCGATATTCCATATATGCTGACGGATGGCCGTGGGTCGCCCAACGGCTCAATTATGACGATGAATGTATTAATGTATATGAAATTCTCAAGCAATAAAGGGCATATTGGGGCTGCTGCTGCGGTAGGGGTGATGATCTTCATTATAACCTGCGTGTCGGCACTGCTAATATTCAGATTGCTTCGTGAAAGAAATGATGTGGAAGAAAAAAGAGCTGCCAAGAGGTTGGAAGGAGGAGTAAAACATGAGCTATGGTCTTAG